Sequence from the Anaerolineae bacterium genome:
GAAGGCATGCCGATAGAAACCTTGCCACAGGTGCTGAATGCGCCGGGGGTCCTGGCCCAGGAGGCGTTCGCGCCAGTGCCCGATCTCGGCTGCCACCGCCGGGATGTAGCCTTCCAGCGTA
This genomic interval carries:
- a CDS encoding galactonate dehydratase, with product MRIVGVETVAVKPRWLLVKVATDEGLVGWGEATLEGYIPAVAAEIGHWRERLLGQDPRRIQHLWQGFYRHAF